The DNA sequence GATATCTTACCTCCTGATCCAGTTTTGCAAAATCAATTTCAATACCAACAGCGTTTTTGGTAATCTTGTCAAGATTGTCGAGTCCCGTTTTAATGTCTGTGACCTGCTGCTGGAGTATGGTGTCAATGGCCATGTCGATGTTGTCTTGATGAGCATTAGTGTTTGTTATCTGTCTTTGACTGATGGCCCTATCAGTTAATGCCTCTTTATCTCTTGCTCTTGGGTCTTTTTCTTCATCATTAAGATGATATTTCTTTTTGAATCTGGAGAATGTTGACCTGCTTACTTCGAATTCGTGTTCCTCTGCAAGCCATCTTCTCACGCTTTGGTCTGTTGCCCCTGATGATTTCATGGCTATTATTTCATCCAGCAATGTTTCCATGAAATCAGTTTTATTTAGGTTCAATGTTGCTTTGAATTTCCTGTAGGTAATGTCTGCAACATCTCGATCGTATTTTGTTTTTAGCAGTTCCCTGACTTCGTTGTTGCTCATTCCTTTTTTGCAGCAGTTCATTATTTCCTGTTCATGCTGTTCCAAAAAGTAAATTACATCTGAATTTCCTCTTCCCATGGTGATGGTTCTCCTATAAATCTTTTAATTCTTTTTCAAGCTCTTGTTTTCTAGCTTCGATTAATCTGTATTCTGTTTGTTTCATAATCTTTTGATAATTAGGATTGTTGTGTATTAATGTTATTGTTTCCTGTGCATCGCCAATAGCTATTAGCATTGCTCCGAGTTCATATGCATCTTTGTGGGTAAAACTAGATTCTTCTACTATTTTTTTGAGTGTTATTTCCACTCTTGCGCTGATGTTGGTTTTTTCCGGTAACATAATAATTAATTATATTATGTATTATATATAAAATTTTATTATAAAAAAAATATAAAAGTAATAATAAATATTACTTTCACTTATGAAAAACAGTTTCTTTTGAAGAGTTATATACCTGAAATATATTTTTTGAAGCTTATTCTTCATCATCCATTTCGTCAAGTTCCTTTTGAAGGTCGTGGATTTGCATTTCCTTATAGAATCTTTCGAACTTACCAACTTCAATGAGATAAGATGAAACTTCAAGAGCATCCCTAAAGGTATAGTTGGACTCTTTGATAATTTGCTTTTTGTCTTCATCCATGTAGGATGAGGTATTATTAATATTGGCCATAGATATTACAACCTGTATATAATAATTAATATAATATTTTATTATTCATTTTATATAAAATTATCATTACCTCAGGTTCAATGCATATGGTTTTTCCTGATTGTGCCAGCAATAAAATAATAAACAATACGATTGATTAAAATCAATAGCTACTTTTTACTTTTGATTTAATGGAATGGTTTTGACATTAACGGTCGGTATTTTGGTTCTGGATTTTATTTTTAAACTGGAGTATATATGAAACTGTTTCTGGATGAGGTTTTTGAATATAAATGGTGAGTGTTAATGATATTTCAATCTTAAGTTACAATAGTCCAAGCACTCTTTCACCTTTTTCAGTTATTATATACATTCTGCCATGTATTTCATTGGGATTGACACATTCAATGACACCAAGATCCACTAGCTCTTTAATTGCTGCATAAAAGAAATTCCTGCTAATGTGTCTTCCGAATGCAGGATATAATACATGCATAACATCATCCATATCCCAGTTATCTCGTCCGACCTCACTATTCCAAGTGTAAATCTGCTTACAAATCTTTTCAGATATCAATCCTCTTTTTAAACCCTCCTCAAGATCATCGAATTCATCAACTACAAATAAATAGCTTTGACCGGCGTATACTCCGTATTTTTGAACTTTAACTTTTTTGGGAATACGATTCATGAATCATAATGCTTCAGTATTTGTACTGTTCCAGGTCAAACCTGATTTGTCGTTTTCGCTAGTAAAGTCAACTACATGCTTATAAATCCAATTTAATAAACTGCTGTCTGTTTTCTTTATCATTTTTATATGCACCTTTTATTCGTGGGTGATTAATATGTTTTTTATGGAGGGTATTTAAAGAAAGTGGGAGACCATTTGAAAAGTATTTGCTTTTAAAAAAAATCATAAGACAAATTAGTTTTAACTCTCTAAATTGTATTTAACAGTTTTATTGGTTAAATTTGAGTAATTTAAAGTGATATTAAATGTAAAAAAAGAAAAAAAGTTAACATTAACGTTAAATACTATATAAATCTGTGAATATCCATGACGGATCATATGATATTAAGTATCCGTCTTCACACCAGAGAGTTCTGACATTTCCTGAAGTTGTATCTGCTACTGCAGCAGGATATCTGTTAATCCAGTTTCCACCAGTATGTTTTTTATGTTTCAATCTTAATATGATGTGGCCAGTTCCGGATACTCTGCATTTGACATGAACAAACTGCACATCATAACCTAAAGATTTAGCTATTCTGTAATAGACTTGTCCCCAGTCAACACAGTTGGAACCTTTTCCAGTTTTAGCATCATTTATTGTTTTCTTGTCCGTTGTGAATCAAAGTATTTGCTGTATAATTTTTTCTTTGCTATAATAGCTAAAGCTTCATCAATAGTGTTTCCTTTAAAGTTGAATACCTTGATAAATAGATTCATTGTGGAATCTTTGTAATCTGGAAGTTTAGACATTCTATATACAATAGCTGGAAGTCTTTTACTGTGCACGTGCAAGAAACGAAATAGCAAAGCTAGCAATTAAATATGACTTTGACTATGTGTTAATGATAGATTCAGATGTTAATGTGCCTAAAGATACATTAGTTAAGCTATTGGAATGTGAAACTGACATTGCTTTAGGATGGTACTACAAGAAAAGAACCACAACAGATCAAACGGTCATCTTTGATTTTGGAAAAGATTACACAGACAAAAACATGATTTATGGTGAAACATTATGGAAAGCTAATGATTCATTTGACATTAAAGGCGGTGGCCTTGGAATCGCTCTCGTTAATGTCAATGTATTCAGGAAAATGCCATATCCATATTTCAAATATGTTATCTATGGCAATGACACAGTACTGTCAGAGGACTTGTATTTCTGCACAGAAGCTAGAAAATATGGAATGAATATTAAATGCAATCCGGACGTTAAAGGCAATCACATATATGAGGTGAGTGTTTAATGCAAGACCAAATAGTTTTATTGGAACAAAGAAAAGAAGTCACAACATTTTTACTCGATGATGGAGATGTAACATCAAAAGATGTCGTTACTGAAACCGGCCAAAGCATTGGTTATGATTATACAAATAAATTATATCCTGAAGATACTGTTACAATATCATCTAAATCAGAAATCGGAAAAGAAATGGTCAAGAAATTTACTGGAGGTAATGATGAAATACCAATAGGCATTATTGTTAATAATCCAACAGTAATGGAGAATGGTCAAAGAAAAGCTAGCGTGTTAGTGTTAGGCCAACTATACAGACTCAAATTGGCCAGTGGTGTTACAGATATTGCACCGGCAGATAAAATTAAACTAGGTGAAAACGGAGCCGTTAAAGATTTTTCAGGTGAATACTTAGCCCTACATCCAGTAGAAGATTCAGATGATTATAATTATATTAATTGTTTTAAATTAGCTAGTGGGGGTGCTGGTGAAACTGGGGAGAAAGGTGACACAGGTGACACTGGACCGGCAGGACCTAAAGGCGATACTGGAGATACAGGTGCAACAGTTGAAACCGGAGCAACCGGTTCAAAGGGAGACACCGGCGAGAAAGGAGATACCGGAAAAACAGGTCCAAAAGGTAATACCTGCGATACTGGTGCGAAAGGGGATACCGGAGATGACGGGGAAAGTATCGACGTATATAAAGACTCAGCACATAGGCAGATAATATTTTCCGGTGCAAACACAGAGGTCACTTTATATTTTGATGATATAACTGGTCCCAAAGGTGATACTGGAAACACAGGCGTTACCGGCACCACAGGTGAAACAGGAGCTAAAGGTGATACTGGGGATACTGGTGCAACTGGTCCAGCAGGTAAAGCAGGTGCTCAAATCTTCATGTATCATAGTGGTAGAAATAGTAGCTTATCTTCAGCAGAGTGTCCGGCTCAACCAACATTGTATGGGGGGTTTTATGTATCTGATTTATTAGCAGATAATCCTTGGGCAACA is a window from the Methanobrevibacter sp. genome containing:
- a CDS encoding collagen-like protein; amino-acid sequence: MQDQIVLLEQRKEVTTFLLDDGDVTSKDVVTETGQSIGYDYTNKLYPEDTVTISSKSEIGKEMVKKFTGGNDEIPIGIIVNNPTVMENGQRKASVLVLGQLYRLKLASGVTDIAPADKIKLGENGAVKDFSGEYLALHPVEDSDDYNYINCFKLASGGAGETGEKGDTGDTGPAGPKGDTGDTGATVETGATGSKGDTGEKGDTGKTGPKGNTCDTGAKGDTGDDGESIDVYKDSAHRQIIFSGANTEVTLYFDDITGPKGDTGNTGVTGTTGETGAKGDTGDTGATGPAGKAGAQIFMYHSGRNSSLSSAECPAQPTLYGGFYVSDLLADNPWATEVNLGDWVITRSEYNICHIACISDGKALVDQYFDLKGPKGATGDTGASG